The genomic stretch AGCGCACCGTCGTAGGTCGGCTCCTCCTGGATCGGGTCGCGCGGCAGCGTCACGCCCGTGATCCCCATCGCCTCCTGGTAGATCAGCGGTGCGGCGGCGCGGATGGTCGCCGAGTTGACGATCGGCGCCCGGCGCGCCACGTAGAGCGACAGGAAGTCGTACCAGCGGTTGAAGGTCTCCGGAGCCAGCGAGTCGACATGCGTGCCGTTGGTGAACGTGAACCACCTGCGCTGCGTGCCGGTCATGTGCGAAACGAGTGCCGGGCAGTGGCCGCCGGTCTGCTCGTCGGTCCACTGGCACGCCATGTAGACCGGGACCTTGATCTTGTCGACGAAGGTGACGGGCGACAGCGGGTCGGCGACCTCGGGGACGTAGTGGGCGTTCGCGCGGACCTTGGCCATGAGGTCGACGGCCTCGGGATGCAGCGCCTGGTTGTCCCTGCACGTCTGGTCGCCGTTCTGGATGCGCTCGTACGCCCATGGCTGGCCGCCCTCCGCGGACGCCGGCATGGCGTCGTGGACGCGCTCCTGGGCCCACGCCACGGCGAAGCCCGTGTTGAGGATGCCGCCCGGGTAGAGCGTCGTCTGGGTGGCGTCGATGACCGACAGCGGCGAGATCGCCGCGAGGCTCGGCGGGTTCAGCTGGGCGGTGAACAGCTGGCTGATGCCGCCGTAGGAGATCCCCATCATCCCGACCTGGTGGTTGAGCACCCACGGCTGGCGCGCCACGGTCTCGACGACGTCGTAGCCGTCGAGGTTCTGCAGCGGCTCGAAGAAGTCGAACGCGCCGCCCGAGCAGCCCGTGCCCCGCATGTTCACGTCGACGACGGTGAAGCCCATGAGGTTGGCCAGCACGGCGATGCCGCTCTGCGGACCCGCCGGGTCCGCGTACCCGTAGCCGGAGTACTCGATCAGCGTCGGCGTCGGGCCCGAGGGGAGCGTCGGCAGCTGGGACCCCACCGGCAGGACGTTCAGCGCATCTTGAGGAGGATGCACGCTGTAGGCGAGCTGCGTGCCGTCGCGGGTGGTGAGGTAGCCGTAGCCGCGCGACGGCAGGGTCTGGTCGTAGACGTCGGTGCTGGGCGGGGCCGCCCGCGTCGAGAGCACCGTCAGCGGGGCCGACGTGGCCCCGTCGCCGGACCGGCGGACGCGATAGCCGCGGGCCGGCGCGACGTTGCGAAACAGGGCGCCGCCGAGGGCGTTGACGTTCCGGGTGGCGACCGCCTGCCCGGCGCGGTCGACGAGCGTGAGCTCCCCGCCGGGATCGGCGCCGGTGACGTAGACCTGCTCGACGCTCGCGCGCGCGGCGAACGGGGCGTCGGCCGCACGTGCGGGCGTCGCGAACGTCAGTGCCGGCGCCAGCACGGCCAGGGCCGCCGCCAGCTGTGCTCTCCCGACCCGGTGACTCGTCATGGACGCCCCAACGTCACCGCGCGCGAAAACGTGCGGCGGCCAACCCACGGCCACCCGGTGGCACGTGCGTGAAAGGGTGCGCGAATGTCCCGATCGAGCGATGTCCTGGCTCTTGCCGCCTGCGCCCTCGTCGTCGCCGCCGCCGTGCCCGCGGCGTCCGCCGCGAAGGTGGCGGTCGATCCAGGCGGTGCTCAAGCTGCTCGGCTATGCCGTCGTCGACGTCAACATTCGGGGGACCGGCTGCTCGGGCGGCGCGTTCGACTACTTCGAGCCGCTGCAGGGCATCGACGGCTACGACGTCGTCGAGACGGCCGCGCGTCAACCGTGGGTGCTGCACGGCAAGGTCGGCATGGCCGGCGTCTCCTACGGCGGCATCAGCCAGCTGTTCGTCGCGGCGACCCGGCCGCCGAGCCTGTCGGCGATCACCCCGCTGTCGGTCATCGACAACACGCAGACCACGCTCTATCCGGGCGGCATCCTCAACACCGGCTTCGCGCTGTCGTGGGCCAAGGACCGCGTGTACGACGCGCGCCCCGCGTCGCCCACCGGAGGCCAGGCGTGGGCGCTGGACCGCATCAAGGCCGGCGACGAGGTCTGCCGCGCCAACCAGGTGCTGCACGATCAGGCCGTCGACCTCCTCGCCAAGACCGAGGCCAACCAGTTCTACGACCGCGAGGTCGCCGATCCGCTGGCGCCGATCACGTTCGTCGACAGGATCGCCGCGCCGACGTTCCTGGCCTGTCAGTGGACCGACGAGCAGACCGGCGGGCACTGCCCGGCGCTCGTCGCGCACTTCACCGGCACGGCGCGGAAGTGGTTCACGTTCACCAACGGCGTGCACACCGACTCGCTGGACCCGGCGACGTTCAACCGCTGGTTCGACTTCCTCGAGCTGTACGTCGCCCGGCGCAAGCCCACCCTGCCCGCGGCGGCGAGCGCGGGGGCCGGGGCGATCTACCAGGCGGTGCTCGGCATCCCCGGCCAGACGCTGCCGCCCGACCCGATCCAGCAGCAGCCGGACTTCGCCTCGGCGCTGAACGCCTTCCAGGCCCAGTCGCCGGTGCGGGTGCTGTTCGACAACGGTGCCGGCTCGTCGATGCCGGGCGCGCCCGTTCCCGCCTTCGAGCGGTCGTTCCCGACGCTGCCGATCCCGGGCACGCAGGCGCGCGCGTGGTACCTCGACGCCGGCGGCGCGCTGTCGGACGCCCCGGGGGCCGGGGGCGAGGACCGGTTCACGTGGAACCCGAAGGTGCGTCCGCCGACGAGCTTCACCGGCAACACGGGGGGCGGCCCGGGCGGGCTGTGGACCGCGACGCCGACCTACCACTGGGATCCGAACCCGGCGGGGACGGCGTCCGGTTACGTGAGCGCGCCGCTGAGCGCCGACACGACGGTGATCGGGGCGGGGGCGGTCGACCTGTGGATCCAGGCGTCCGTCCCCGACGTCGACCTGCAGGTGACGATCAGCGAGGTGCGGCCCGACGGCAACGAGACGTTCGTGCAGAACGGCTGGCTGCGCTCGAGCCTGCGCGCGCTCGCCCCGGGCAGGAGCACCGAGCTCGAGCCGGTGCTGTCGCTGCTGAAGGCGCAGGCCGCGCCGCTGCCCGCCGGGCGGTTCACCAAGGTGACCGTCCCGCTGTACTACCAGGGCCACGTGTATCGGGCCGGCTCGCGGTTGCGCATCGTCGTGGCGGCGCCCGGCGGCGACCAGCCGGTGTGGGAGTTCGGCGACACGCGGCCGGCCTCTGGCACCGCCGGCGTGCAGATCGCTCGCGGCGGCGGCATAGCGTCGCGAGTGCTCCTGCCGGTCGTGCCGGGCGTGGCGGTGCCGACGCCGCTGCCGCCCTGCCCAGGGGAGCGCGGCGAGCCGTGCCGCCCCTATCCGGGGTAGCTGTGACGGGCCATCACGCCTCGCCGACCTCATCGTGCGACTGGCGATCGTGCTTGGCGCGGAGCGAACCGGCTGGGATCGAGTCGAGGGCGAAGAGCAGGTCGGAGCTGCCGATGGCGATGAACGCGATGAAGAGCGGCGTCGCCGCGCGCCGGCCGCCGAGCCGGGTGAACATGCGGCCGTCGTCGTAGTCGCCGGTCACCGGGATCGCCCGTCTGGTGAGCTTGACCAGCGCGTTGTCCTCGACGTCGGGGTCCTCGTCGCGGTGGCGGAACAGCTGGACCGCGGTGAAGATGAGCAGCAGCCCGAAGATCAGGAACATGAAGGAGAACGCCGAGATCAACGCCGCGCCCAGCGCGATGAACACCGCGCGCATGACGAGCGCCGCGAGGATCCCGAAGGTCAGGAGCCGCTGTTGGTGGTCGGCGGGGACCGCGAACGCCGACATGATCACGACGAATACGAAGAGGTTGTCGACCGACAGGCTCTTCTCGACGACGTAGCCGGCGAAGTACTCCGCCCCGTAGTTCCAGCCGGCGATCAGGCCGAACACGATCCCGAAGCCGATCGCGACGGCGATGAAGAAGGCCGATGCGATCGCCGCCTCGCGGAAGCCCACCGTGTGGGCATGGCCGGGTCGCGACCTGAAGAGATCGAGCGCGAACAGGCCGGCGATCAGGCAGATCGTCGCCGCCCATCCTGCGAAGGTCACGTCGAGCATCCGGTTGGTCCTCCGGCGCTGGTTCCCGACTCAGGCGCGGCGCAATCGGGGAGCGGCGCGCCACGAGGCCGGTCGGCGCCTGGGTTACGCACGCCGCCGCGAGCACACCTGGGTCCGCACCGCCGGCGGTCGCAGCATGACGACAGCGACGAGCCACCCTGTCCGTCCGCCAGAATGACGGACGGACACGCAAGCCGAAGGGACGGCTCGTTCGACGAGAGGAGCGCAATGCCTGAGAGCAAACGCCTGCTGGTGGTGGTCGGCGCGGCGGTCGACGAAGTGGCGGAGCTGCCGCACAGCGTCCGTGCGCTCGTCGACGGGGCCGAGGAGGTGTTCGTCGTCGCGCCCATGTTGACGTCGCGGCTGGAATGGCTTGCATCGGACGTCGATGCGGCGCACCGGGCCGCCGACGAGCGTCTCGGCGTGGTGCTCGAGCAGCTGCGCTCAGAGGAGGTGGCCGCAGCGGGCGCGGTGGGTGACGACAGCCCGCTGACCGCCGTCGAGGATCATGTCCGTGCGTTCGGCCCCGATCACGTGCTCATCGCGCTGCGCAGCCGGGAGCATCGATCGTGGCAGGAACGAGGCCTGATCGAGGACATCGGGCAGTCCACCAATCTGCCGATCACGGTCTTCGAGGTCGACGCCGAAGGCCGCGTGATCACCCGCTGACCGGACGCCGTTCGCGCCGCCCGCGCTGCGGCTGCCGGGCACAGGGATCCGCGGTCGATGATCCACCATCGACCCGGTGGCGAGGCGTCGCGTCGAGATGTGCCGTCAGCCGCGGCAGTCGACGGCGACGTCGAGGGCAGCGCAGATCTCGCGCATGCGCGCGTCGGCGAGCCGCCCGAGCCGTTGGACGAGTACGGCCACCGAGACGCTCTCGACGGAGTCCAGGTTGACGGCCGAGCGTCGGGGGACGGGGTCCGTTCCGGGCTCGAGCACGACTTCGCTGGCGAGGGCTCGGATGGTCGTCGTGCACGGCGCGACCAGGGCGCGACGAAGCCGAGGGATCGCGACGTCGCGCGACAGCACGACGACGGGGCGCCGACCGATCTCGGCGAGGTCGCACCACCACACCTCTCCGCGGGCCGGGAGCGCGCTCACGACGCAGCCGCTCCACGGCGAAACGACGCCAGGTCGCCCCACTCGTCCGGCTCGTCGATCGGATGTTCGTCGTACGCGGCGTAGCTCGCGTCCAGCTCGACCGCGCGGTGACGCGCGAGCAGCGCCGAGAGCGCCGCATCGATCAGTGCGGCATCGGTGGAGCCCGACCACGTTCGGCGGACGCTGTGGAGCAGCTCGGCGTCCACGGTCGTGCTCAGTCGTGTGCGAGCCATGCCATAAGTATGCCACCACTCGGCGCAACACCCCGGGCGCCGGCTGAGGTGGCGGTACCCAGGCGGGAGGTCCGCCGGTCGTGCGCACGTACGCCACACCCGGGGGACACCGCCTTGCTCGCCAAGCGGCCTGCGCACCGCCGTCCGCGTCGTCGGCCCCTCGCCGTTCGGGTTATGTGGCGATGACGATCTTGCCGCGCACGCGTCCCCGGGCGAGATCGCGGATCGCCTCCGGCACCTGGTCCAGCGCAATGACCCGGTCGACGGCGGGCGTGACCGAGCCGGCCTCGATGAGTGCTCGGAGCGCGTCGAGGTCGGTGCTGTTCGGCTTGGCGATGAACGTTCCCAGGCGCTGGCGTACGAACGGCGACAGGATCATGGCGCCGAGCTGGCGGTGGATGCCTCCCGTCCAGCGCCCGCCGCCCTCGCCGCCGACGATGACCAGCGTGCCGTCGCTGGTGAGGGCGCGGCGGAGTCGGGACAGCGGCCGGTTGCCCCCGATGTCGAGGACGACGTCGTAGCGCTGGCCGTCGTCGGTGATGTCGGCGCGGGTGTAGTCGATCACGTGATCGGCGCCGAGCGAACGCACGAGGTCCACCTTCTGGGTGGTGCAAACGCCGGTGACGTTCGCTCCGAGCGCCTTGGCGATCTGCACGGCGAAGGTCCCGACGCCCCCGGATGCGCCGATGACGAGGACGCGCTGGCCGGCCCTTACGCGCCCACGGTCGCGCAGCGCCTGCAGAGCGGTGACGGCGGAGACGGGCACTGCGGCGGCCTGCTCGAAGCTCAGGTTCGCCGGCATCCGCGCGAGCTTGCCCGGGTCCGTCGAGGCGTACTCGGCGAACGAAGCGCTGCAAGTGCCGAACACCGCGTCGCCCGGTGCGAGCGCCGTCACGTTCGCGCCGACCGCCTCGACGACGCCGGCCAGCTCCGAGCCCAGTCCGGCGACCTTCGGCCTGCGCAGCCCGTAGCCGGCAACCCGGAGCAGGTAGGGCAGCCCAGCCATGACGTGCCACGCGCCCCGGTCGAGGCCGGCCGCGCGGACCCGCACGAGCGCCTCCTCATCACCGACACTGGGCACCTGCACCTCGCTGACCTGCAGGGCGTCAGCAGAGCCGTAACGGTCGCGGACGATCGCCTTCATCGTTCGCACATGCGCCGGGAGTGTCGCTCCTGTATCCGCACCACGAGCGTCCGGGGGGTTCGGCTGTCCATCAGTTCGGCTCCAATGCGGGCCGCTGCGGCGAGGAAACTGACATCGATGGGTCCTTGAGCCTGGGTGCCGACGCGGAGCACCTGAGGATCGACGCGCACCAGCCGGCCAAGAGTTAGAGCCGCGAGGATCGCTCCGCCGCTTCTGAGGCGAGGGGAAAGCCGATCATACAGCCGGCGGACAGGCGACGGGCGTTGGGCGGCAGTCCGCAGTTGTGAACGAATCGGAAATGAATCCGAAAACGAATCACGGGGGACGAACGCCCACGTAAGTGGGTGGCGGCGACGTCGAGCGCGTAGGCGACGTCGTCGCCGGGCCGGTCGCCGGCGCGCTGCACCGCCGCGTCGACCAGCGCCAGCGCGGCGCCGTGGTCGGGCAGCGGCGGACCGTAGCCGCCCTCGTCGGCGTTCAGCGTCGTCAGGCCGCGCTCGGCCAGCAGCGCTCCGACGGGTTCCCGTTCGTCCGACGGACGGATCGCGAGTAAGGTCGCGCTGTGAGCCATCAGCCCAGCGTGCGTACGCGCGGGAGGCGTTCCGGGTCGAGGGCAGCACGTAGTGTCAGCGGCGATCCGCTGGACCGCCGCTTCGGTAGCTCCAATCCGACGAAGGAGGAGCCATGAAGTACATGCTCAGCTGGAACGAGCGCCCGCAAGGCTCGCCTGAGGAGTACGAGAACGCCCAGAAGCGGATTCTCGAGGTGTTCACGCAGTGGACGGCGCCCGACACCTTCACGATCGAGCTCTTTGTCATCCGCGTGGGTGACTGGGGTGGGTACATGCTGCTCGATTGCGACGACCCGCTCGCCGTCCACAAGTTCTGCTCGATGCTCCCCGCATTCGAGTTCCAGGCGCGACCTGTGGTCCCGGTCATGGATGCCGTCCGCGTCGAACTCGAGGCGATCAACTGGCGCGACGGGCTGGGACCTGCCTGACGCGACGGTCCCAAGGACATTCCCGATTCGCCGCATAGCAGGGTGTGAAACGAATCGAAGATGAATCCGAAAACGAATCGGCCTGATCGCGAGGGGAAAGCGCCCGCCGACGACGAGCGACGCGGCCCGAGTCGAGAATCAACGCTGAGCGGCTCGCCGTTCTCGGCGTCCGGCGCGGACGTCTGCTTCCTGATCGGCGGAAAGGGGCGGCTTGCCTGATTCGGCGCGCCGGGCGTTCATGACGGCGATCACACGGTCGTCCTCGGCCTCGGCGTCACGCTCGGCCTGCTCGGCGCGCGCCTTTGCTCGGGCAAGCGCGGCTTGGTCGCGGCGTGCGAGGTCGTCCTCGATGCGTCGGCGGACGAGTTCGGGGACCGCGTCGACCCACGGCCTGCCGGGCTCGATGAGGAACCACTCCCACGTGTACTGGATGCCGGCCTGGTCGACGATGCGGTCGTAGCCCTGGCTACTGCCGATCGGTTCGTCGGTCGGCCCGCTCCACAGTCGAATCGCCTCGTCGAAGGCATTGACGCTTCTGCGCAGGAGCGAGACGCCTTGCGATCCGCCGTTGGGTACGTAACGCGAGCCGTTGTCGAGCTGGACGTGGACTTCCTTGCGGAAGATGTCCTGCCACTCGGACTTGATGAACGCGTCGTACAGCTCGGCCGGCGCGCGCTGGTCGCCGGCAGTCACTGCGGTCCGCCCGTGGGTTCCGTGCGGAGTGGGGCCCGCCGCGGGACCTGCCCTGAGTTCGTTACGGGCTCATCGGCGATACCGAGCGCTTCGTCGGCGTCCGCGATTTGCTCCTCCCGTTCGGCCTCGGCCGATGATTCCGGGACCTCGGGTGGGAGCAGATGAAAGATCTCGCCGTCGCTCGTCGAGAGGTAGAGAAGCTCCGAGCTGTCGTCGACCGTCGCCGGCGCGATTTGAGCGCGGAGCTTGGCCTGCCGCTCGGCCAGGGACTTGTCCCGGTCGCGCCAGCGGCCCTTCAGCTCGATCTCGGAGAGCTGTCGAGTCAGATCCTCGGCAGCCGCGTGGGTCTGCTCCAGCAGGCGTGCTTCGCTGTCCAGGTGCTTCTGCAACGCCGTGTATGGATTGTGGGGGTCGACGAGAGCGACGGACGCGGCATCGGCAATGAGCGCCTTGCGCTTGATCGCGATTGCGGCCCGCGACAGGTGGAGGTCCCGAACGAAGTGGTCTACGTCCTTCGTCTTGCCACCAAGCGCCTGCTCAAGTTGACGGTAGTCCACCTTGCCATCCGCGTCGACAAGTCGGTCGACCGCGCCGCGGTTGCTCTCCAGGAACTGCCCTGAGCGGTGGAACTCATCGTCTGCGCTCTTCAGTGCGAGTTCCATCGACGGATTGTGGCCGTCGAGCATCAAGCTGATCGCGCGAGACAGCTGTCTATCGGCGGACCACTGATCCTTCAGCCTTTCGGTGTAGTGGCGTTCCTCCTGCCGACCAAGGATCGTCTCGATCCTGCGCTGATGGGCAACCTGTTCGCGCCGGGCCGCCATGTCAACGGCCATCACCGTTCCGGCGACAGCGAGCACCGGCCAGCCGGCTGCGACTGCGCCACCAGCAGCGACTGGCGTCAGGACGGCATGGGCGGTCTTTCCGCCGGAGCGGGAGAACCCTCGATACCCTGACGTGCCGGCAGCCTTGACGAGCTCGGCGCCTTTCGGGAGGACAACGCGGTAGAGCGTCGGGCTCATCGGGTTGAGAGCCTTGACGATGTTGACAACCGCCTGCTCAGCGGATGCGTTCACCGGAACGGCCCGGTACCTCGCAATGTCCGACTCGGTTACGGGCCGGTACTCAACCGCGACTGGCATCGCAGCCGTCTCGAGCGCTTCCCAGACCGTGGTCGGCGCCGCACCGGCAGCGCCAAGGACTCCTGGTGGGACGAGAATGCCTTCCTCCGGAAACACGGGCCGCACACTGGTCTCGGTTCGGGCGGTCGGCTCGGGTCGCCGCGAGGATCGCCGGATCAGCCAGGCGGCTACGACTACTGCGATGACGGCGGCGGCGATCAACGCAGGAAGCATTGGGTGCCAAGGCTAGGACATGGCCCGGCCATTGCAACGATGAGACGCGCGATTGCACGCTGGCGAGCCAGTCGGTGCAACGAAGTGAGGTTTCGCAAAGTCGCTGATGAAGGAATCGAATAATGAATCCGTGAGCGAATCACTGCGAGCGCGGTCCAGGCACGTCGCGAGCCGGCGCGGGTGGCCCAAGTCGGCCTCGGGCGAGTGAGTGGGACATGACGAGGATTGACCACTAAGGATGTTCGGAGTCCGTGCCGATGTGGTGCGGTATGGAAGCCCACGCGGACGACAGACGGATGGATCCCACGATCGCTGCGCAGCTGCGCGCGCGACTCGACGTCTCGGAGCTCGACGCGGACGCCAAAGCCGTGATCTCCGCAGCGATCGGCGACGGTGACGCGCTACCTGCCGCCGCCAAGACCGTCGCCGGGGTCTACCTGAAGTCGATCAGCGTCCGGGGCTTCCGTGGTATCGGTCCCGAGGCGGTCCTCTCGCTGCGGCCGCAGCCGGGGCTCACCGTGGTCGTCGGCCGCAACGGGAGCGGGAAGTCCTCGTTTGCCGAGGGCCTTGAGCTGCTGCTGACGGGCACCACCAAGCGATGGGAGTCCGCAGCGAAGCCGTGGTTGAGCGCGTGGCAGTGCCTGCATTCCGACGAGGGAGCCAGAGTGAGCGCCGAGCTCGTCGTCAGCGGCGAGCAGGCGCCGGTGCGGCTGCAGCGGACGTGGGAGCCGGACGCCGGGTTCACCGACGCAAGCGGGGCAACCGACGCCATCGAGACACTCGACACGCGTGGATGGACCGAGGCGCTGACGGCGTTTCGCCCGTTCCTCAGCTACGGCGAGCTCGCATCCATGTTCGACAAGCTCACGAGCCTGTATGCGGCGCTGTCGCCGGTGCTCGGCCTCGAGGACGTCGACCGGCTGCTCGTGCGGCTCAGCGACCGGCGTCTCGCCCTCGACAACTCGGCCAAGGCCGTCAAGAACGCGGCGAAGGAGCTCGCTGCGCAACTGGATCCCGACGATCCTCGCCAGGCGGAATTGGCCTCACTGTTGGTCACGCGCACGATCGACCCAGACAAGGTCCGCCATCACCTGGACGCGCATCCGCCGGGTATGAGCGCCAACGATGCGGCCACCGCCGGGCTGCGCGCGCGGGCCACGCGGGCGGTCCCGGACGACGAGGCCATTCGGGCGGCGCGGCTTGGGCTCGACGAGGCAGAGGCCACGCGGCGAGCGCTCAGCAGAACGGACCTCGACCGCGCTCGCCGGCTGGCGACGCTGCTGGAGGGCGCGCTGGCCGTGCGCGACGCCGGGCGACTCATGGAGGACTGCCCAGTGTGCGGCACGACGCAGGTCCTCGACGCGGAGTGGGACGAACGCGCGCGGCAGGAGATCGCTGAGCTGCGCAGGCAGGCCTCCGTCCTTGACGCGGCGACGCAGCAGGCGGCGAGTGCCCTCCGCCGATGGGAGGCGGTGCTCCACCAGGTGGACATCGCGACCGACGGGACCCTCGAGGAGGCCCTCGCCGCCGCAGAGCGCATCAGGCAGGCCGCCGCCGCCGCCCGCGCGGAGCTCCAGGGGCTGGACGAGGCCTGGCAGACGCAGGTCGAGGCCGCGATGGCGTGGCTGCGAAGCGCACGAGAAGCCGCCGCCCGGTCTGGCGAGCTCAAGGCGACCAAGGCGGCCGAGGCGTGGCTCAAGCAGGTCGCCGACGACCTGCGCAACGATCGTTTCCGGCCGATCGCCGACCAGGCCGTCGCCAACTGGCAGCAGCTGCGCCACGACTCGAACGTCGAGCTCCACGACATCCGGCTGAAGAGCGTCGGGCGCCAACGCCAGGCCTCATTCGATGTGCGCGCCGACGGGACGCAGGCCAACGCTCTCGGCGTGATGTCGCAGGGCGAGTTGCTCGCACTGAGCGTCTCGGTCTTCCTGCCGCGTGCTGGGCTCGACGAGTCCCCGTTTCGCTTCGCGGTCATCGACGACCCGGTCCAGTCCATGGATCCGGCGAAGGTCGATGGCCTCGCCAGGATCCTGGCGGACGCCGCGAAGACGCGGCAGGTCGTCGTCTTCACCCACGACGACCGTCTGCCCGAGGCGATCCGTCGCCTGCGACTGCCCGCGACGGTGCTGCAGGTGCTGCGCCAGAGACGATCCCAGGTAACGGTGCGGGAGGTTCGCAGCCCGCTCGTCCAGCACCTGAAGGACGCCAAGACGATGGCAAAGTCCGACCGGTTGGCGGAGGGCGTCCAGCAGCGCGTCGTCCCGACCCTCTGCCGAGGGGCGATCGAGGCGGCGTGCGCGCGCGGTGCGGGACGGGCAGCCGGTCGCTGAGGCGGACGAGCGCCTCAAGGAGGCCGGAATGCTCCGCCAGCGGCTCGCCCTGGCGATCCTGGGAGACGCGAGCCGGACGGACGAGCTGGGGAAGGAGCTCGTTCGCGTCGGGGGCCCGGGCGCGCCGGCGCTGCTGCGTCGACTGAACGCCGGTGCGCACGGGGACTTCGACGGCTCCGTCCGCGACCTCCCGCACGAGACCGAGCGCTTCGTGCACGCGCTCGTCGACGCGTCATGAAGGTCAACGACCTTCTCCTCGCCGCGCTCAAGCTGCTCGACCAGCCGATCGAGGATGCCGAGGGGACGTGGCCGCACGCAGCAGCCGTCCTGACCCGACAGGCGATCGAGGAGACCATGTCGCGCTGGTGGAAGCACGTCGAGCCCGACATGAACGCGGCGAACTGGAACGAGAAGTGGCTGGCCCTGCCCAGCTACCTGGGCCGGTCTCCGGTCGTCGGCGAGGCGCACTACGCCTGGTCGGTGCTGTCCGACGCTTGCCACCACCGCGCCTACGAGATCGGCCTGACCGAGGCGGAGCTGCGCTCGCTGCTGATCAAGGCCAACGACTTTGCGCGCCTAGTCAGCGACCGGCTCGCCAACCGCCAGATTCGGATCGAAAGGGTGGCGGCCGCAGCGTTACCAGTTGCGTGATCGGGATCCTACGCGCCCACGGGGTCGTATTGCGCGCGTACTCGAGATATCCGTCGCGACGGACGAGCCGGCAATACGCCGAGTCTTCGCTGACACAACGAGTGCCTCAAGACAAAGCGTCGCCGAGGCCGAGGCCGGGGCGTCTTACGACGCAGCCACTACTGAGGCCGAGCCGCCGGAGCCCTCGAGCGCCCGCAATCTGTCCACGATGTCGAGCGTCTTGACACTCACGGCTACGACCCGGAGGAGCAGGTCGACGATGTAACGCGGGTCATCCGAGTAGCGGTTGGGGTCGTTGCGGATGCCGGAGTCCTTGTCGGTGCGGACCTGGTGGCGGTCCATCACCCACTCGATAGCCGGTCGACCGTTGACTTCGTAGTCGTAGGCGCGCTCGGGAATGCCGGCGATCGTCAGGTGGGCGCTGACGATGATGGAGCTGCGGTCGCGCTTGCTGGGGAATCGCAGCTTCTCGACGCGGTAACGGACGGAGTATGCATGGCGTGAGTTGCCAGTCGAGCGACACGCGCTTAGCGCGCTCGCGTGGGTT from Capillimicrobium parvum encodes the following:
- a CDS encoding DUF3303 domain-containing protein, which codes for MKYMLSWNERPQGSPEEYENAQKRILEVFTQWTAPDTFTIELFVIRVGDWGGYMLLDCDDPLAVHKFCSMLPAFEFQARPVVPVMDAVRVELEAINWRDGLGPA
- a CDS encoding CocE/NonD family hydrolase, yielding MTSHRVGRAQLAAALAVLAPALTFATPARAADAPFAARASVEQVYVTGADPGGELTLVDRAGQAVATRNVNALGGALFRNVAPARGYRVRRSGDGATSAPLTVLSTRAAPPSTDVYDQTLPSRGYGYLTTRDGTQLAYSVHPPQDALNVLPVGSQLPTLPSGPTPTLIEYSGYGYADPAGPQSGIAVLANLMGFTVVDVNMRGTGCSGGAFDFFEPLQNLDGYDVVETVARQPWVLNHQVGMMGISYGGISQLFTAQLNPPSLAAISPLSVIDATQTTLYPGGILNTGFAVAWAQERVHDAMPASAEGGQPWAYERIQNGDQTCRDNQALHPEAVDLMAKVRANAHYVPEVADPLSPVTFVDKIKVPVYMACQWTDEQTGGHCPALVSHMTGTQRRWFTFTNGTHVDSLAPETFNRWYDFLSLYVARRAPIVNSATIRAAAPLIYQEAMGITGVTLPRDPIQEEPTYDGALAAFERLKPIRVLFENGGGSPQAGAPHPTFEQSFDAFPIPATTARAWYLAGNGALTDAVPATRGAETFTWDAHARPLTDFTGDTAAGAGGLWTATPGYAWQESPDGSAASYLTAPLAADTTVIGAGAVNAWLRSSKPNVDLQATISEVRPDGKETYVQSGWLRANERALDQSRSTPLEPVLSLRAADVATLPAGTFVPVTIPLYYQGHVYRAGSRLRVSISAPNGDQPIWSFGETDPPGRAKVTIAHSQQMPSHLLLPVVPGVSAPAGLPPCPGLRGEPCRDYQGAP
- a CDS encoding NAD(P)-dependent alcohol dehydrogenase, giving the protein MKAIVRDRYGSADALQVSEVQVPSVGDEEALVRVRAAGLDRGAWHVMAGLPYLLRVAGYGLRRPKVAGLGSELAGVVEAVGANVTALAPGDAVFGTCSASFAEYASTDPGKLARMPANLSFEQAAAVPVSAVTALQALRDRGRVRAGQRVLVIGASGGVGTFAVQIAKALGANVTGVCTTQKVDLVRSLGADHVIDYTRADITDDGQRYDVVLDIGGNRPLSRLRRALTSDGTLVIVGGEGGGRWTGGIHRQLGAMILSPFVRQRLGTFIAKPNSTDLDALRALIEAGSVTPAVDRVIALDQVPEAIRDLARGRVRGKIVIAT
- a CDS encoding DUF2191 domain-containing protein, which encodes MARTRLSTTVDAELLHSVRRTWSGSTDAALIDAALSALLARHRAVELDASYAAYDEHPIDEPDEWGDLASFRRGAAAS
- a CDS encoding type II toxin-antitoxin system PemK/MazF family toxin; its protein translation is MSALPARGEVWWCDLAEIGRRPVVVLSRDVAIPRLRRALVAPCTTTIRALASEVVLEPGTDPVPRRSAVNLDSVESVSVAVLVQRLGRLADARMREICAALDVAVDCRG
- a CDS encoding CocE/NonD family hydrolase, producing the protein MLKLLGYAVVDVNIRGTGCSGGAFDYFEPLQGIDGYDVVETAARQPWVLHGKVGMAGVSYGGISQLFVAATRPPSLSAITPLSVIDNTQTTLYPGGILNTGFALSWAKDRVYDARPASPTGGQAWALDRIKAGDEVCRANQVLHDQAVDLLAKTEANQFYDREVADPLAPITFVDRIAAPTFLACQWTDEQTGGHCPALVAHFTGTARKWFTFTNGVHTDSLDPATFNRWFDFLELYVARRKPTLPAAASAGAGAIYQAVLGIPGQTLPPDPIQQQPDFASALNAFQAQSPVRVLFDNGAGSSMPGAPVPAFERSFPTLPIPGTQARAWYLDAGGALSDAPGAGGEDRFTWNPKVRPPTSFTGNTGGGPGGLWTATPTYHWDPNPAGTASGYVSAPLSADTTVIGAGAVDLWIQASVPDVDLQVTISEVRPDGNETFVQNGWLRSSLRALAPGRSTELEPVLSLLKAQAAPLPAGRFTKVTVPLYYQGHVYRAGSRLRIVVAAPGGDQPVWEFGDTRPASGTAGVQIARGGGIASRVLLPVVPGVAVPTPLPPCPGERGEPCRPYPG
- a CDS encoding AAA family ATPase, whose product is MDPTIAAQLRARLDVSELDADAKAVISAAIGDGDALPAAAKTVAGVYLKSISVRGFRGIGPEAVLSLRPQPGLTVVVGRNGSGKSSFAEGLELLLTGTTKRWESAAKPWLSAWQCLHSDEGARVSAELVVSGEQAPVRLQRTWEPDAGFTDASGATDAIETLDTRGWTEALTAFRPFLSYGELASMFDKLTSLYAALSPVLGLEDVDRLLVRLSDRRLALDNSAKAVKNAAKELAAQLDPDDPRQAELASLLVTRTIDPDKVRHHLDAHPPGMSANDAATAGLRARATRAVPDDEAIRAARLGLDEAEATRRALSRTDLDRARRLATLLEGALAVRDAGRLMEDCPVCGTTQVLDAEWDERARQEIAELRRQASVLDAATQQAASALRRWEAVLHQVDIATDGTLEEALAAAERIRQAAAAARAELQGLDEAWQTQVEAAMAWLRSAREAAARSGELKATKAAEAWLKQVADDLRNDRFRPIADQAVANWQQLRHDSNVELHDIRLKSVGRQRQASFDVRADGTQANALGVMSQGELLALSVSVFLPRAGLDESPFRFAVIDDPVQSMDPAKVDGLARILADAAKTRQVVVFTHDDRLPEAIRRLRLPATVLQVLRQRRSQVTVREVRSPLVQHLKDAKTMAKSDRLAEGVQQRVVPTLCRGAIEAACARGAGRAAGR